From a region of the Panicum virgatum strain AP13 chromosome 2K, P.virgatum_v5, whole genome shotgun sequence genome:
- the LOC120680725 gene encoding 65-kDa microtubule-associated protein 6-like has protein sequence MVGVGAGLGLVMEGTSCGALLKELQQIWAEIGESEGEKNKVLLDIERECLEVYRRKVDDANRTRVQLHQSVAAKEAEVASLMATLGEHKLYMKKDKGILSLKEQLAAVVPVLENLKCKKEERIKQFSDIRSQIEKIRFELSEYDDQGDNESSLAEDQHDLSTRKLNSYQAQLRALQKDKSERLRKVLEYINEVHSLCGVLGIDFGTTVNEIHPSLHQNGVEQSRNISNSTLDGLASTVSKLKTERKSRIQKMRERMESLCQLWKLMDSPEEEKRQFSKVMGILILPEEGITSSGVLSQEIIDKVEAEVERLTKLKTSRLKDIVMKRRRELEEICENAHIEPDVSTAPEQTDALIDSGLMDPSALLANIESQILKAKEESLSRKEIMDRINKWIAACDEEAWLEEYNQDPKRYSAGRGAHINLKRAEKARILVTKIPSMVDNLINRTFAWENARSKPFLYDGGRLISVLEEYRLSRQQKEEEKRRYRDQKKLESILLAEKEAIFGSKPTPKRMSNLNRKANGYQPNGNANGLKTPTPRRSSLGSATPQLLTPRSYSGHNRYFGDLRRLSTSHLNFGDDSLSTFTSISGSEPESPSLG, from the exons ATGGTGGGCGTAGGCGCTGGCCTGGGCTTGGTCATGGAAGGTACCAGCTGTGGTGCTCTGCTAAAGGAGCTTCAG CAAATTTGGGCAGAGATAGGAGAAAGTGAGGGTGAGAAGAACAAGGTGTTGCTGGACATCGAAAGAGAGTGCTTGGAAGTCTACCGCAGGAAGGTGGACGATGCCAATCGGACTAGGGTCCAGCTGCACCAATCAGTGGCTGCCAAAGAGGCTGAAGTTGCATCTCTGATGGCAACTCTAGGGGAGCACAAGCTGTACATGAAG AAAGACAAGGGCATTCTATCGCTCAAGGAACAACTCGCCGCTGTCGTCCCAGTATTGGAGAACTTGAAATGCAAGAAAGAGGAAAGGATCAAACAGTTCTCCGACATTCGATCGCAGATCGAAAAGATCCGCTTTGAGTTAAGCGAATATGATGATCAAGGTGATAACGAGAGCAGTCTTGCTGAGGATCAACATGACTTGTCAACAAGGAAGCTCAACAGTTACCAAGCACAGCTTCGTGCCCTTCAGAAAGATAAG TCTGAGCGCCTTCGCAAGGTTCTGGAGTATATAAATGAAGTACACTCTTTATGTGGAGTCCTTGGAATTGATTTTGGAACTACTGTAAATGAAATTCATCCTAGTTTACATCAGAATGGTGTTGAGCAATCCAGAAACATCAGCAATAGCACACTGGATGGCCTTGCTAGTACTGTATCCAAGCTAAAAACAGAACGGAAGTCTCGAATCCAGAAG ATGAGAGAGAGGATGGAATCACTGTGCCAACTCTGGAAGCTTATGGACTCACCTGAGGAAGAGAAGCGGCAATTTAGCAAAGTAATGGGCATTCTCATATTACCAGAGGAGGGAATCACATCATCTGGCGTTCTGTCCCAAGAAATAATTGATAAG GTGGAAGCTGAAGTTGAGAGGTTAACAAAACTAAAAACCAGCAGGCTGAAGGATATTGTCATGAAAAGGAGGAGAGAATTAGAAGAGATCTGTGAAAATGCACACATAGAACCTGATGTCAGCACAGCCCCTGAACAAACTGATGCTCTGATCGATTCTG GCCTCATGGACCCCTCTGCACTCCTGGCAAATATTGAGTCACAGATATTGAAAGCAAAAGAAGAGTCCCTTAGCCGAAAAGAAATAATGGACAGGATAAATAAGTGGATTGCTGCTTGTGATGAAGAGGCTTGGCTTGAAGAATATAACCAG GACCCAAAGCGGTATAGTGCTGGAAGGGGTGCTCACATAAACCTTAAGCGGGCCGAAAAGGCACGGATTTTGGTCACAAAAATCCCAA GTATGGTGGACAACCTGATAAACCGGACCTTTGCTTGGGAAAACGCAAGAAGTAAACCCTTTCTCTATGATGGC GGGCGCCTAATATCTGTTCTTGAAGAGTACAGACTTAGCCGGCAAcagaaagaagaggaaaaacGACGATACCGG GACCAGAAGAAGTTGGAGAGCATCCTACTCGCAGAGAAAGAAGCGATTTTTGGCTCGAAACCAACCCCAAAGAGGATGAGCAACTTAAATAGGAAGGCCAATGGGTACCAGCCAAATGGAAACGCTAATGGACTCAAGACTCCCACTCCTAGGCGATCATCTCTTGGCAGTGCTACTCCTCAGCTTTTGACACCCAGATCGTACTCTGGCCACAATAGATACTTTGGTGATTTGAGGCGGCTATCGACATCTCATCTGAACTTCGGTGATGATTCGCTGTCGACATTTACATCCATAAGTGGCTCTGAACCAGAATCCCCTTCTCTTGGATGA
- the LOC120696081 gene encoding protein HVA22-like, producing the protein MGKTWALVTHLHALAGPTLTLIYPLYASICAMESTCKLDDEQWLAYWIIYSFITLFEMAAENVLYWIPLWYEAKLLLVAWLVLPQFRGASFIYDKLVREQLLRHGVRLHDRHGHTGEHEPPHVLNLKAEHGAH; encoded by the exons ATGGGTAAAACGTGGGCGCTCGTCACCCACCTCCACGCTCTCGCAGG GCCGACGCTCACTCTGATTTACCCTCT GTACGCATCAATCTGCGCGATGGAGAGCACGTGCAAGCTGGACGACGAGCAGTGGCTGGCCTACTGGATAATCTACTCCTTCATCACCCTCTTCGAAATGGCCGCCGAGAACGTCCTCTACTG GATACCGCTGTGGTACGAGGCgaagctgctgctggtggcgTGGCTGGTGCTGCCGCAGTTCAGGGGCGCCTCCTTCATCTACGACAAGCTCGTCAGGGAGCAGCTGCTGAGGCACGGGGTGAGGCTGCACGATCGCCACGGCCACACCGGTGAACACGAGCCGCCGCACGTCCTCAACCTCAAG GCTGAGCATGGCGCGCACTGA
- the LOC120680733 gene encoding 1-aminocyclopropane-1-carboxylate oxidase 1, translating into MAPALSFPVINMGLLGGEERPAAMELLHDACENWGFFEILNHGISTELMDEVEKLTKDHYKRVREQRFLEFASKALQDGGDDDARGVKAGNLDWESTFFVRHLPESNLAELPDLDDGYRRVMKRFAGELEALAERLLDLLCENLGLEKGYLPRAFRGPRGAPTFGTKVSSYPPCPRPDLVSGLRAHTDAGGIILLFQDDRVGGLQLLKDGEWVDVPPMRHSIVVNLGDQLEVITNGRYKSVVHRVVAQPDGNRMSIASFYNPGGDAVIFPAPALVKTEEAAAAYPKFVFEDYMKLYMRRKFEAKEPRFEAFKSMETESSNRSIAIA; encoded by the exons ATGGCGCCGGCATTGTCGTTCCCGGTCATCAACATGGGTCTGCTCGGTGGGGAGgagaggccggcggcgatggagctGCTGCATGACGCATGCGAGAACTGGGGCTTCTTCGAG ATTCTGAACCATGGCATTTCGACGGAGCTGATGGACGAGGTGGAGAAGCTGACCAAGGATCACTACAAGCGGGTGCGCGAGCAGCGGTTCCTCGAGTTCGCGAGCAAGGCGCTCCAGGACGGCGGTGACGACGACGCGCGCGGCGTGAAGGCGGGGAACCTGGACTGGGAGAGCACCTTCTTCGTCCGCCACCTCCCGGAGTCCAACCTCGCCGAGCTCCCCGACCTCGACGACGGGTACCGTCGCGTGATGAAGCGGTTCGCCGGCGAGCTGGAGGCGCTGGCGGAGCGGCTGCTGGACCTGCTGTGCGAGAACCTCGGCCTGGAGAAGGGCTACCTCCCGCGGGCCTTCCGCGGGCCCAGGGGCGCCCCCACCTTCGGCACCAAGGTCAGCAGCTACCCGCCGTGCCCGCGGCCGGACCTCGTGAGCGGCCTGCGCGCGCACACCGACGCCGGCGGCATCATCCTGCTGTTCCAGGACGACCGCGTCGGCGGGCTGCAGCTGCTCAAGGACGGCGAGTGGGTGGACGTGCCGCCCATGCGCCACTCCATCGTGGTCAACCTGGGGGACCAGCTTGAGGTGATCACCAACGGCAGGTACAAGAGCGTGGTGCACCGGGTGGTGGCGCAGCCCGACGGGAACAGGATGTCCATCGCGTCCTTCTACAACCCGGGCGGCGACGCCGTCATcttcccggcgccggcgctggtgaagaccgaggaggccgcggcggcgtaccCCAAGTTCGTGTTCGAGGACTACATGAAGCTGTACATGCGGCGCAAGTTCGAGGCCAAGGAGCCACGCTTCGAGGCCTTCAAGTCCATGGAGACCGAGAGCTCCAACCGCAGCATCGCCATCGCGTAA